ACGCTTCTGCCCGGATGTGCGGCGACCATGCCCTCACTCTCTGCACAGGGCGGGCCCAGGCGATACGGTCAGGGGGGCCTGTCCGGCCCCCACTGCCGCCTGTCGACGGAAGAGAGTCGCGTCTTGAACTTCCTCACCATCGGTCACCGCGGAGTCATGGGTGTGGAGCCCGAGAACACCCTCCGGTCCTTCGTCGCCGCCCAGGAGGCGGGTCTCGACGCCATCGAACTCGACCTGCATCTGAGCAAGGACGGCGCGCTCGTCGTCATGCACGACACGGATGTGGACCGCACGACCGACGGCACCGGGCCGATCGCCGAGAAGACCCTCTCCGAGCTGCGGGCCCTGGACGCGGGCCGGGGCGAGCGGGTCCCGGTCTTCGACGAGGTGCTGGAGGCCGTCCAGTCGCCGCTCCAGGCGGAGATCAAGGACGTGCAGGCGGCGCGGGCCCTGGCCGAGGTGATGAACCGGCGAGGGCTGGCAGGCCGCGTGGAGGTGTCCTCGTTCCACGACGAGGCGATCGCCGAGATCAAGCCGCTGGTGCCGGGCGTGCGCACCGCGCTGATCGCCAGCCGCTACGGCACCGACATCGTCGACCGCGCCGTGCAGGCCGGTGCCGAGACCGTCTGCCTGAACATCCGTCGGCTCACCCTGGAGATCGTGGAGCGGGCCCGCAAGGCCGACCTGAAGATCATCGGCTGGGTGGTGAACACGCAGGATCAACTGCGTCTGGTCCGGGCGTTCGGCCTGGACGGCGCGACCACCGACCACCCGGACATCAAGCGCACGGGCCGGTTCACGGCCTAGAGGCCGTGTCGCGGACACGACCTAGTGTCTACGGGAGTTCCTTCACCAGCAGTTCGAACATCAGGTCGTCGCGCTGCGGAACGCCGAAGCGCTCGTCGCCGTACGGGAACGGGGTCGTCCGTCCCGTACGGCGGTAGCCGCGCCGCTCGTACCAGGCGATGAGGTCGTCGCGGACGGAGATCACGGTCATCTGCATCTCCTTCACGCCCCAGGTTTCGCGGGCCTGCCGCTCCGCCTCCGCGATGATCACCTTGCCGAGCCCCGCGCCCTGGAGCCGGGGGCTGACGGCGAACATCCCGAAGTAGGCGTTCTCGCCCTGGTGCTCCAGCTGGCAGCAGGCGACGATCCTGCCGTCCCGCTCCACCGTCAGGAGTCGGCTGTCGGGCGCCTTGATGACCTCCAGCACACCCTCCGGGTCGGTCCGCTGCCCTTCGAGGATGTCCGCCTCGGTGGTCCACCCGGCCCGGCTGTCGTCGCCCCGGTACGCCGACTCGATCAGCGCGACCAGCTCGGCCACGTCGGCGTCCGTGGCGTCCCGGAAGGTCAGTGCGGTGGCGGCGGTCTCCATGGGCGTACGTCTCCGTTGTAGGGCGCGGCTCGGGCAGGGACGAGCGTAACGCCGCCACTAAGCTCCGCCGCATGGTGCATGTACTCAGCAGCCGGATCCTGCTCCGCCCCACCGACCCCGAGCGGTCCCGTGCCTTCTACGGTGAGCAGCTCGGCCTCGCCGTCTACCGCGAGTTCGGCACGGGAGCGGAGCGCGGCACGGTCTTCTTCATGGGCGGCGGCTTCCTCGAGGTCTCGGGCCGGTCCCAGACGCCCCCGGCGCCCGCCGTACGCCTGTGGCTGCAGGTCGACGACGTGACGGCGGCGCAGGAGGAACTGCGGGCGAAGGGCGTGGAGATCGTGCGGCCGCCGGTGAGGGAGCCCTGGGGGCTGGTCGAGATGTGGATCGCGGATCCGGACGGGACGCCGATCGTGCTGGTGGAGGTGCCGGCCGACCACCCGATGCGCTATCGGCCGGGCATCTGAGGCCGGCCGGGGCGGTGCTCCCAGCCCCGTTCGGTGGGGGTGAGTTCGCGAAAGCCCGCGCCGTGCAGAAGGTCGGTCATGGCGCTGTCGGCGGCCGATTCGTAGGCCACGAGCCGGTCCACGCCGCACAGCCTGAGCCAGTGGGCGGCCCGGGCGAGCAACCGGTGCTCCAGGCTGGTGCCGTGCTGCGCGGGGTCGATGTGCGGGTTGCCGATGTCGGCGAGGTCCGCGGCACGGGCGTGGTGTTCCGGGCGGGCCTGGGCCGTGTCGATCTCGACGAAGCCGAGGGTCTCCCCCTCGGACCGGTCCGTGAAGCGGGTGCCGCACTCCCCCAGCGTGCGCTCGCCCGTGACACCCGGCCGGGCGGGCGCGGGCATGGGGTACCTCCGGGCAGGGTGAAGGAGCCGGTGGCCGCCACGCGGTGCGGTACGGGTTGAGGGTAGGTCGGGCCCGCGGCGGCACACCAGTGGGTTTCCCCGGATGGCAGGGAGCCCGGGGGGCGGCTTAGCGTGCTGGAGGGGGACCCGGGGGCCTGCCCCCGCCGCTCGCGGAAGGAACGCCATGAAGCTCGACGCACCGGTGACCGGCGGCCCCTGCTGGACCGAGCTGGGGACCGGCGACCTGGACGCGGCCCGGCGGTTCTACACGCGGCTGTTCGGCTGGCGTCCCGAGACCGACGCGCGTCAGGAGGCCGGCGGCTACACCGTCGCGCACCTCGGGGACGCGGCCGTGGCCGCGCTCGCCCCGCTGTACCAGCCGTCGCAGCCCGTCGCCTGGAACGTGTCGTTCGCGGTGACCGACGCGGACGCCACCGCCCGCGCGGTGACCGAGGCGGGCGGGACGCTGCTGCTCGGCCCGACGGACGTGTTCGACATGGGCCGGTTCGCGGTGGCCGCCGATCCGGGCGGTGCCGTGTTCCAGCTGTGGCAGGCGGGAACCTTCCCGGGCGCCGGACTGTTCAACGCGCCCGGTTCGCTGGGCTGGGTGGAGCTGATGACGCGGGATCCGGAAGGGGCCGTGTCCTTCTACACGCGGGTGTTCGGCTGGACGGTCGCCCCGTCGGACCGCTACACCCAGTGGGGCATCGGCGGCGCGGACTTCGGCGGCATGGTGACGATGGACGACAAGTTCCCGCCCGAGGTGCCGGCGCACTGGCTGCCGTACTTCGCCGTGGCCGACGTGGACGACACGACCGCCGTCGTCCAGCGCCACGGCACGGTCCTGATGGTGCCCACCTCCGTGCCCGACGGGCCGCGCATCGCGGTGCTGCGGGACCCGCAGGGGGCGATGTTCGGTGTGTACCGGGCGGACTACGAGAGCTGAGACGACGGTGTGACGCCGGGGCGGGGCCCGGCTTGCGCTGAAGTGCGCTCCAGCTCCTAGCGTCCCCCGTACGACCTGCCCGAAGGGGACGAGAGTGCGTTACACACTGTTCGGCAAGACCGGTCTGCGCGTGAGCGAGCTGAGCCTCGGCGCGATGACCATCGGCGACGACTGGGGCTGGGGCGCCGGCAAGGAGGCCAGCGCCCGGATCGTCGACGCCTACGCGGAGGCGGGCGGCAACTTCATCGACACCGCCAACAACTACACCGACGGCAGCTCGGAACGGATCCTCGGGGAGCTGCTCGCGGGCCGGCGCGACACGTTCGTGCTGGCCAGCAAGTACACCTGCGCGATCCGCGACGGTGACGTCAACGCCGCGGGCAACCACCGCAAGAACCTGGTCCAGTCGGTGGAGGCGAGCCTTCGGCGGCTGCGCACCGACCGGCTGGACGTGCTGTGGGTGCACGCCCGGGACAACTTCACACCGGTCGAGGAGGTCATGCGGGCCCTGGACGACCTCATGCGCACCGGCAAGGTGCTGTACGTCGGTGTCTCGGACTGGCCCGCCTGGGAGATCGCCCAGGCCAACACCCTGGCGGAGCTGCGGGGCTGGACCGCGTTCGCCGGTTCGCAGCTGCGCTACAGCCTGCTGGAACGGACCCCGGAGCGCGAACTGCTCCCGCAGGCCCGGGCGTTCGACCTGGCCGTGCTGGCGTGGGCGCCGCTCGCGGCCGGGAAGCTCACCGGCAAGTACCGCAGGGGTGAGGCGGGGCGTCTTGACGCCACGGGCGGGGACACCGACCCACGTGAGGAGGCGGTGATCAGCGCCGTGCTGGAGGTCGCCGAGCAGGGCGGCTGGAGTCCGGCCCAGGTCGCCCTGGCCTGGCTGCTGGCCCGGCCGGGCAACGTGGTGCCGATCATCGCGGCGACCAAAGTAAGCCAGCTCGCCGACAATCTGGGCAGTGTCGACGTCCGCCTCGACTCGGACGCCCTCGCCCGGCTCGACGAGGTGAGCGCGGTGCCGCTCGGTTTCCCGCACGACTTCGTCCGCGAGCCGGCCATCACCCGGAACATCTACGGCGACCGCTGGACGGCGGTCGACGACCGCCGCTCCACGCATCGCCGCACGGTGCACGAGGTGCTCTGACCGGTGACCGGTCAGGCCCGCAGCACGCCGAGCCGCCCTTCCAGCTGGCTGAGCAACTCCCCGAGCAGGGCCGCGAGTTCGCCCTGCTCGGGGCCGTCCAGGCCGGAGAGCACGGCGGTCTCGTACGCGAGCTGGACGGGCAGGATGCCGTCGACGAGGTCGCGTCCGGCGTCGGTGAGACGGAGGTGGACGACCCTGCGATCACGGGCGTCGCCGCGCCGTTCGACCAGACCGCGCTCGGTCAGCTGCTTGAGGCGTTTGGTGACGGCGGCCCCCGAGGAGAAGGTCTCCCGGGCCAGCTCCCCGGGCGTCAGCTCGTGCCCGGTACGACGCAACGCACCGAGCAGATCGAACTCGGGCCGGGTGAGCCCCGCCCGGCGCAACGGAGCGTCCTCGGCCTGCTGCAGCAGAGCGGCACAGCGGTTGATCCGCCCGATGACCTCCATCGGCCCGGTATCGAGCCCGGGATGCACGACCCGCCACTGCCGAACGACGGCGGCGACGGTGTCCCCCCGGCGACCATCGGCCGGTTCGGCACCGAGGGGGGCGCTGCCGCCCGGGTCGACTCCGGCCACCGGGTCGGGAGCCGGTTCACCACCGACGGAGGGACTGCCGCCCGAGTCGACTCCGACCGCCGGGTCGGGAGCGGGGTTTTCCCCTCCGCCCGTTGCTCCGTCACCGGCCGTCCGTCCTTGCACAGGCTCACTCCCGGCCGCCTGGGCGTCGTCGGTGAGCCCCCCTCCGGACGCGCGCGCCTCCTCAGCCGAACCACCTCCGGACGCCCCCGACACCCCGGCCGCCCGCCCGCCACCCGGGTCGCCTCCGGCCGCCTGAGCACCACCGGCGAGACCCTCCCCGGACGCCCGCGCCTTCTCAGCCGAACCCCCTCCGGCCGTGCGGTCGACCCCGGCCGCCCGCACGTCGGCCGAATCGCCCGCGCCAGCCTGAGCACCACCAGCCACACCCCTTGATGTGCGTGCCCCCTCAGCCGATCCCCCTGCGACCGGCCCCGACACCCCGGCCGCCCGCCCGCCACCCGGGTCGCCTCCGGCCGCCTGAGCACCACCGGCGGGATCCCCGCCGGCCCTGCCCGCCTCCTCGGCCGATCGTCCCTCCGCCGCCGGATCTGCCTCGGCCCCCGGCTGCGGGGCCTCGCCCCCGTCGGTCCCCCTGGGCGATGGTCCTTCGGTCGGCGTCATGGCCGTGCGTCCTCCGTTTCGGTGGCCGGGTCCCGGTCCGGGAGCAGGCCCTGGCGTCGGGCCGTCGCGGCGAGCGTACGGTGTCCGCACTGTTCGGCGAGCACGACCCGCTCCTGGGGCAGGGCACGCTGCCACCATTCACCGGCGGCGGCGTCGACCGTGGCGCGCAGGTCGGCCAGGGCGGCGGCGAGGCCCCGGCGGGCGGATTCCAGGGCAACGGTGCCGGGGTCCGGCCCGGCCAGGAGGCGGGCGGCGTGCTCGCGGGCCCGGTCGGCGGCGGTCAGCGCCCGTTCGACGCGGTCGCCCGCACGCCGGTTGGTGACGGCCACGGCGGCGACGAACCCGACCAGCGCACCGACGACGGTGTCCACGACCCGCTCCGTCATCAGCTCCCCGGGCTCCTGGTATCCGGCGAACTCCGTGATGAGCAGGGCCATGGGCGTCACGCAGACGCTGCCGAGCCAGTAGTTCCGGCTGATCAGCACCTCCGCGCCGAAGCTGAACGTGAGGCAGCACAGCACGAGCGCCACGGGGCCCAGGTGCGCGAGCGGCACGACGGCAAGGAAGACGAGCACGCCGACGACGTTGCCCACCACCCGCTGGACGGCCCGGCTCCAGGTCAGCGCGATGTTCGCCTGGTAGAGCGAGGCGGCGGTGACCAGCGCCCAGTAGGGCCGGCCGATCCCGAGGGCGAGAGAGGCGTACCCGGCCAGCGCGCAGCCGAGGGCGGTCCGCACCGCGAGCGGGGTCAGCGGGCCCAGCCGTGCCCAGAGGGGCCGGGCCGCGGCCACGCCGAGCAGTTCGTCGGCGGCCGCGGCCGGAAGTCCGGCCCTTGGGACGGGTCCGGTGCCACGCAGCGAGCCCGCCCAGGCACGCAGTCGCCCCGCGTCCGCCTCAGTCGGCGCCGCGAGGGCGACCTCGGCACGGACCACGAGCCGTTCGAGGGCCCGCCGGGTCCGTGAAGGAGCACGGGTGGACAGCAGCGACTGCCAGGCGGCCTGCACAGCGGTGTAGCCCGCGACGCGGGCCCGGGCGTGGCCCGCCCCCGTGCCGCCGGTGTCGGCGTACACGGCGGCGGCCTTCAGGGCGGCGGCGGTGGCGCGGCGTTCCGGTCCGTGCGGCCGGACGAGCCCGGGCGCCATGCAGACCAGCCAGGCCCAGGCACCCGTCGCGGCGGCCAGGGCCAGATGGCCCGGCACCTGCCCGAGGGCCTGCGGCGCGAACAGGGAGGCCGAGCTGACGAAGGTGAGGACGACGTTGCCCGGCGGCCCGACCCGGGTGGCGTCGCACAGGACCTTCTGCGCGGCGGCCAGCAGCGCACCGACGGTGACAAGGACGACGGCGCTGCCGGTGAGCGAGGCCGCGACCAGGGCCACGCCGAGCCCGCCGAGCATGCCCAGCACCACCCACACCAGGACCCCGGCCCGGGCGGCGTACGGACGGTTGTGGGCGTACAGCGCGCACAGGGACCCGGCCATCGCGTACATCACGAGATCGAGCCGCCCGAGCGCCACCAGGGTGAACGCGGGCGGAGCGATCGCCGCGACCACGCTCAGCGCGGGTTTGAACCAGATCTCCGAGGGCCTTCCGAGGCGCAGCACCCCCGCCAGCGGGAGACGCCGGGCGGACGGGGAGGCGGGGACGGGGGTGGGGGTGGGGGGCGCACTGCTCATGCCGCAAGATTAACAGGTGTTTTACTCGTAAAACATCAATCCTCACCTGGCGTGCTCCGTCGAATGCTCCCCGTGTACACCCTTGCGCTCGCGTGCGCACCGCATGGCCCGGGCATCGAATGACCGACCGTCGAACGGGGAGGTGCGCGTGCACGGACCGGCTTCGTCCGGCTGGCTGCTGGTGGCGCTCTGCGCGGTGACCGGCGCCTACTGTCTGGCGCGGATGCGCAGTGGCGCCGAGGAGCAGCGCAGCGCCGCGGGCGGCGAGGCGCTGATGGGTTTCGGGATGGCCGCGATGGCCGTGCCGGCTGCGGTGTTCACGCCGCCCTCGTGGGCCTGGCCCGTCTACGCGGCGGTGTTCGGGGCGGCGGGCGTGCACGCGCTGTGGGCGGCGCGGGCCGGCGCGCACCATCTCCACCACCTGGTGGGGGCCGCGGCGATGGTCTACATGTCCGTCGTCATGGCCGGCTCCCCCGCGCACGCGCACGGCCGGGGCGGATCGGGAGTTCCGCTCCTTACCGGGGCGCTGCTGCTCTACTTCGCCGGGTACGTGCTGCTGACCGGTGTCCGCCTGGTGCCGGTCGCCGCCGTGGCCGGGGGCGGCGGCCCCGCCGGGTGGGGTGACCGGCCGGAACTGGCACGGGCCTGCCGGCTGTCCATGGGGATCGCGATGGTGGCGATGCTGCTGACGCTGTGAGGGGCACCGGCCCGGCCCGCCCAACGGATCCGTTGCCTGCGTCACTTTGACGGCACAGGTCGTACCCGTGAGCGTGGCCGCGCTCATAGGCTGCCCTCATGATGCTCACCGCCGCGCTGTTGCTGCTCGGCGCCCTGACCGCCGTGGCCGCCCCCCGGCTGCTCGCCCGGGCGGACTGGCCGGACCGGGAGCCGGTGGTGGCGCTGTGGGTGTGGCAGTGCGTGGTGGCGGCCGTGCTCGTGTGCTGCGCGCTGTCGATGACGCTCAGCGCGGCGGCGGCCTGGCACGCGGTCGGGGGGCACGTCTTCGCGACGGCGCCGACCGGGGTCGTCGAGGCCTACGCCCTGGGTACGGCGGGCCCCTGGGCGGCGACCACCGCGGTCACGCTGGCCTGCGGCGGGCTGTGGAGCGGGGCCATGCTGGCCCGCGAGATCGGCCGGGCCCGCGCCCGGCGCCGACGGCGGCGCGCCGATCTGCTGGTCCGGGCGCCGCTGCTGCCGGGCGAGGTGACCGTCTCGGGCCGGCTCGTCGTCCTGGAGAGCGAGCAGCCCGACGCCTGGTGGCAGCCCGGCACTCCCCCGCAACTGGTGGTGACCACGGCCGCGTTGCGCCGGCTGAAGGGCCGGCAGCTGGACGCCGTGCTCGCCCACGAGCAGGGCCACGCCCGGGCCCGGCACGACTGGCTGCTGAACTGCTCCTCCGCCCTGGCAGGCGGCTTTCCGCAGGTCCCGGTGTTCGCGGCGTTCCGCGACGAGATGCACCGCCTGGTCGAACTCGCCGCCGACGACACCGCGTCGCGCCGCTTCGGCCGTCTGACCACGGCCTTGGCCCTGGTCGAACTGAACGAACACCGGGGCGTGTTCGGCCCCTGTCCGACGCCGCAGGCCCATGTCCCGGCGCGGGTGCACCGGTTGCTCACTCCCCCGGACCGGCTGTCCCCGTCGCGGCGCCTGAGGCTGACGGCGGCGGCCGCGCTGGTGCCGGTGGTGCCGGTGCTGGTGGCGTTCGTACCGGGGCTGCGGGCCCTCGGGTAGCCGGGGCGTTTGGGCACGCTGCGGCGGACCCGGCATGGCCGGAGCATGTCGCCCCGGTGACGGAAGATCGCCCCCCGTACTGGATCCGGACCCCCCGGTTCGGCGAGGATCGCAGTATGCACACCTCGTCCGTCGATTCCCCGCCCCGTCCGGAGCACCGCACCACCGCCGGTCTCGCCGGTGTCCTGGCCCTGTGCTCGGCTCTGCTGCTGACCCTCGTCGCGGCGAGATGGAGCCCGCTGGTCACCGCGGACGGGGACATCGCCGCCACCACCCACCGCTGGGCGGTCGACGAGAGCGGCGTCACCCAGGCCTGCCGCATCCTGACCGACTGGGTGTGGGATCCGTGGACGATGCGTCTGCTGTGCGCGGCCGTCGTCGTGGCGCTGGTGATGCGGTTCGCGGCGCGCTGGACGGCGCTGTGGCTGGCGCTGGCCGTGGCACTGGGCACGCTGGTGCAGCAGGGCATCAAGGCCGCGGTGGACCGCCCCCGCCCCGTGTGGCCCGACCCGGTCGACTCGGCCCACTACTCGGCGTTCCCGTCGGGCCACGCCATGACCGCCACGGTGGTGTGCGGCCTGCTGCTGTGGCTCCTGCACCGGCACGGCGTCAGCCGGGCCGTGTGGCGTACGGCCCTGACCGTGGCCGTCGTCTCCGTGGCCGGGGTCGGGCTGACGCGGATCTGGCTCGGCGTGCACTGGCCGTCGGACGTGGTGGGCGGCTGGCTGCTGGGCACGACGGTGGTGACCCTGGCGGTGTGGGTGCACCGGCGATGGCAGCCCTGAACTCACGGGCACCGCAAGCCCGGTGATCTTCCTCCGCGGCACGGGCGGCCGGGATCGCCGCCCGGCCGTACAGCCGGCAGCGGGGCGACGCGGTGCCGGGGCGGCCTCGTAGGATCTCCCCATGACGGCCGTGCTGTTCGACTTCTCCGGGACCCTTTTCCGTGTCGAGTCCACCGACTCCTGGCTGCGTGGCGTCCTGGCCGGGACCGATGTCCGGCTCACCGAGGCGGAGTTGACCGCCGCGGTGCGCGCGCTGGAGGCGGTCGGGGCGCTGCCGGGCGGTGGTGATCCGGCGCGGGTACCCGAGGACCTGGCCGACACCTGGCTCGTCCGGGACCAGAGCGCCGCCCTGCACCGGGCCGCCTACACCGGCCTCGCCCGGCAGGTCCCGCTTCCCGACCCGGGGCTGCACGACGCGCTCTACGACCGGCACATGACCCCGGCCGCCTGGGCTCCGTACCCGGACGCCGTCGAGGTGCTGCGCGCGTTGCGGGAGCGGGGCATTCCCGTCGGGGTGGTCAGCAACATCGGCTGGGACCTGCGCCCGGTCTTCCGCACGCACGGTCTCGACCAGTACGTCGACACGTACGTCCTGTCGTTCGAGCACGGCATCCAGAAACCCGACCCGCGGCTGTTCGCCACCGCCTGCGAGGCGCTCGGCGCCGATCCGCGCAGGACCCTCATGGTCGGCGACGACAGGCGGGCAGACGGCGGCGCCGGCGCTCTGGGATGCGAGGTGCACTTCGTGGACCATCTGCCGGCGGCCGACCGGCCGGACGGGCTGCGGCCGGTCCTGGATCTGGTGAGCTGAGCCGGCACACGGTCCTTGTGGAGGACGGCCCGACGTATCAAGTAGCCCCAGGCCACCTTTCGAGCCGTCCGCTCGCCCGCCTCGGACGATCCCCCGCGTCGCCCGAGGCAGACGGCATCACCGGACCAGACCTGACAGGCCTTGGCCGGACGCTCTGAGTATAGTTGGCTGGCAGCCAGTCAACACAGGAGTTACAGCATGTCTCCGCGGAGCGCCTCGGTCAATGAAGAGTTGCGGCGGCGCTCCCGGGAGCGGCTCCTGCAGGCCGCGGTCGAGCTGGTGGGCGAGCGCGGCTACGACGCGACCACCCTCGGCGACATCGCGGACCGAGCTGGTTCGGCCCGCGGTCTGGTGTCGTACTACTTCCCCGGCAAGCGCCAGCTGGTGCAGTCCGCCGTGCACCGGCTGATGCACCGCACGCTGGAGGAGGCACTGGAGCGCGAGCCGCGCACCGAGAACGGCCGGGAGCGGATGGCCCGGGCCATCGACGCGATCCTGGGCCTGGCCAGGGACCGGCCCGTGCTGATGCGCCAGCACATGGCGGGGATCCTGCAGGCCGAGGGCTTCATGCAGTGCCCGGAGCAGCGGCGGCTGGCCGAGCTGCTGCGGGACACCATGTCCCGGCACGGCTCGCGGGACGTCGACAGCGACTACCCGATGATGCGCGCCCTGCTGATGGGCGCCGTGTACGCGGCCCTGGTGCCCGGCGTACCGATGCCGGTGCCGGTGCTGCGGGCCGAGCTGTTCAAGCGTTACCGGCTCGACTGGGAGTCGGGTGTCCCGCCGGAGACCGGGGTCTCCGGCGGGAGGGGCGACAGCGATCTGTCGCGGTTCTTCGCTACCGGGGCCGCACCGGAGTGCGGTCCGCCGGATCAGTCGAAGTAGTCCGGCTGCGTCTGCACGTTGAGCTCACGCTGGTGGACCCGGCGGGCCGGGTCCGTGCGCCGGTCGTCGATCTTCAGGACGTCGAAGCCCCGGGCGTACTCGTTCGAGTAGATGTAGCCGTTGTAGTAGTACGCCGACCACGAACCGCCCGACTTGATCGTGTCGGTGGTCAGCGGGCCGCGGTCGAAGTAGGCGATCTCCTTCGGTTTGGCCGAGTCGGTGAAGTCCCAGACGGAGACGCCGCCCTGATACCAGGCCTGGACCATGATGTCC
This is a stretch of genomic DNA from Streptomyces hawaiiensis. It encodes these proteins:
- a CDS encoding TetR/AcrR family transcriptional regulator, whose product is MSPRSASVNEELRRRSRERLLQAAVELVGERGYDATTLGDIADRAGSARGLVSYYFPGKRQLVQSAVHRLMHRTLEEALEREPRTENGRERMARAIDAILGLARDRPVLMRQHMAGILQAEGFMQCPEQRRLAELLRDTMSRHGSRDVDSDYPMMRALLMGAVYAALVPGVPMPVPVLRAELFKRYRLDWESGVPPETGVSGGRGDSDLSRFFATGAAPECGPPDQSK
- a CDS encoding GNAT family N-acetyltransferase, which gives rise to METAATALTFRDATDADVAELVALIESAYRGDDSRAGWTTEADILEGQRTDPEGVLEVIKAPDSRLLTVERDGRIVACCQLEHQGENAYFGMFAVSPRLQGAGLGKVIIAEAERQARETWGVKEMQMTVISVRDDLIAWYERRGYRRTGRTTPFPYGDERFGVPQRDDLMFELLVKELP
- a CDS encoding M56 family metallopeptidase encodes the protein MMLTAALLLLGALTAVAAPRLLARADWPDREPVVALWVWQCVVAAVLVCCALSMTLSAAAAWHAVGGHVFATAPTGVVEAYALGTAGPWAATTAVTLACGGLWSGAMLAREIGRARARRRRRRADLLVRAPLLPGEVTVSGRLVVLESEQPDAWWQPGTPPQLVVTTAALRRLKGRQLDAVLAHEQGHARARHDWLLNCSSALAGGFPQVPVFAAFRDEMHRLVELAADDTASRRFGRLTTALALVELNEHRGVFGPCPTPQAHVPARVHRLLTPPDRLSPSRRLRLTAAAALVPVVPVLVAFVPGLRALG
- a CDS encoding phosphatase PAP2 family protein, which codes for MHTSSVDSPPRPEHRTTAGLAGVLALCSALLLTLVAARWSPLVTADGDIAATTHRWAVDESGVTQACRILTDWVWDPWTMRLLCAAVVVALVMRFAARWTALWLALAVALGTLVQQGIKAAVDRPRPVWPDPVDSAHYSAFPSGHAMTATVVCGLLLWLLHRHGVSRAVWRTALTVAVVSVAGVGLTRIWLGVHWPSDVVGGWLLGTTVVTLAVWVHRRWQP
- a CDS encoding MarR family winged helix-turn-helix transcriptional regulator; the encoded protein is MAGVDPGGSAPLGAEPADGRRGDTVAAVVRQWRVVHPGLDTGPMEVIGRINRCAALLQQAEDAPLRRAGLTRPEFDLLGALRRTGHELTPGELARETFSSGAAVTKRLKQLTERGLVERRGDARDRRVVHLRLTDAGRDLVDGILPVQLAYETAVLSGLDGPEQGELAALLGELLSQLEGRLGVLRA
- a CDS encoding HAD family hydrolase, whose protein sequence is MTAVLFDFSGTLFRVESTDSWLRGVLAGTDVRLTEAELTAAVRALEAVGALPGGGDPARVPEDLADTWLVRDQSAALHRAAYTGLARQVPLPDPGLHDALYDRHMTPAAWAPYPDAVEVLRALRERGIPVGVVSNIGWDLRPVFRTHGLDQYVDTYVLSFEHGIQKPDPRLFATACEALGADPRRTLMVGDDRRADGGAGALGCEVHFVDHLPAADRPDGLRPVLDLVS
- a CDS encoding glycerophosphodiester phosphodiesterase translates to MNFLTIGHRGVMGVEPENTLRSFVAAQEAGLDAIELDLHLSKDGALVVMHDTDVDRTTDGTGPIAEKTLSELRALDAGRGERVPVFDEVLEAVQSPLQAEIKDVQAARALAEVMNRRGLAGRVEVSSFHDEAIAEIKPLVPGVRTALIASRYGTDIVDRAVQAGAETVCLNIRRLTLEIVERARKADLKIIGWVVNTQDQLRLVRAFGLDGATTDHPDIKRTGRFTA
- a CDS encoding VOC family protein codes for the protein MVHVLSSRILLRPTDPERSRAFYGEQLGLAVYREFGTGAERGTVFFMGGGFLEVSGRSQTPPAPAVRLWLQVDDVTAAQEELRAKGVEIVRPPVREPWGLVEMWIADPDGTPIVLVEVPADHPMRYRPGI
- a CDS encoding DUF5134 domain-containing protein, with product MHGPASSGWLLVALCAVTGAYCLARMRSGAEEQRSAAGGEALMGFGMAAMAVPAAVFTPPSWAWPVYAAVFGAAGVHALWAARAGAHHLHHLVGAAAMVYMSVVMAGSPAHAHGRGGSGVPLLTGALLLYFAGYVLLTGVRLVPVAAVAGGGGPAGWGDRPELARACRLSMGIAMVAMLLTL
- a CDS encoding aldo/keto reductase; the encoded protein is MRYTLFGKTGLRVSELSLGAMTIGDDWGWGAGKEASARIVDAYAEAGGNFIDTANNYTDGSSERILGELLAGRRDTFVLASKYTCAIRDGDVNAAGNHRKNLVQSVEASLRRLRTDRLDVLWVHARDNFTPVEEVMRALDDLMRTGKVLYVGVSDWPAWEIAQANTLAELRGWTAFAGSQLRYSLLERTPERELLPQARAFDLAVLAWAPLAAGKLTGKYRRGEAGRLDATGGDTDPREEAVISAVLEVAEQGGWSPAQVALAWLLARPGNVVPIIAATKVSQLADNLGSVDVRLDSDALARLDEVSAVPLGFPHDFVREPAITRNIYGDRWTAVDDRRSTHRRTVHEVL
- a CDS encoding VOC family protein gives rise to the protein MKLDAPVTGGPCWTELGTGDLDAARRFYTRLFGWRPETDARQEAGGYTVAHLGDAAVAALAPLYQPSQPVAWNVSFAVTDADATARAVTEAGGTLLLGPTDVFDMGRFAVAADPGGAVFQLWQAGTFPGAGLFNAPGSLGWVELMTRDPEGAVSFYTRVFGWTVAPSDRYTQWGIGGADFGGMVTMDDKFPPEVPAHWLPYFAVADVDDTTAVVQRHGTVLMVPTSVPDGPRIAVLRDPQGAMFGVYRADYES
- a CDS encoding FUSC family protein yields the protein MSSAPPTPTPVPASPSARRLPLAGVLRLGRPSEIWFKPALSVVAAIAPPAFTLVALGRLDLVMYAMAGSLCALYAHNRPYAARAGVLVWVVLGMLGGLGVALVAASLTGSAVVLVTVGALLAAAQKVLCDATRVGPPGNVVLTFVSSASLFAPQALGQVPGHLALAAATGAWAWLVCMAPGLVRPHGPERRATAAALKAAAVYADTGGTGAGHARARVAGYTAVQAAWQSLLSTRAPSRTRRALERLVVRAEVALAAPTEADAGRLRAWAGSLRGTGPVPRAGLPAAAADELLGVAAARPLWARLGPLTPLAVRTALGCALAGYASLALGIGRPYWALVTAASLYQANIALTWSRAVQRVVGNVVGVLVFLAVVPLAHLGPVALVLCCLTFSFGAEVLISRNYWLGSVCVTPMALLITEFAGYQEPGELMTERVVDTVVGALVGFVAAVAVTNRRAGDRVERALTAADRAREHAARLLAGPDPGTVALESARRGLAAALADLRATVDAAAGEWWQRALPQERVVLAEQCGHRTLAATARRQGLLPDRDPATETEDARP